One part of the Solanum dulcamara chromosome 8, daSolDulc1.2, whole genome shotgun sequence genome encodes these proteins:
- the LOC129900682 gene encoding uncharacterized protein LOC129900682 isoform X2: MSPKTLDSRQAIESCTYHLHSWKPFQFPIPNSKTLDSDSPKTYSPSTHGGVHTKRQCRADRTTSIPIEALDMSKLSLFEEDRPLSVHKRENLRLIAGKRRRRGSRSVSGRSSDRSGTRRRCCSVGASAAYGTCSDFPVAVGTDSSGELFVNGDMHWTLDVSEVTKNLRKEKEGGGGVGEKESILNGLSVQSGNFEGLGNESGYGSEPGYRGDAEFGYGDEFDEEEDDQRLSFWGDEFGALSRMEKVGENTLQKVHHRCRRRKQDCRMVIP, encoded by the exons ATGTCgcccaagactctagattcacGTCAAGCCATTGAATCATGTACATATCATCTACATTCTTGGAAACCCTTTCAGTTTCCGATTCCAAATTCCAAAACCCTAGATTCAGATTCTCCAAAAACTTACTCCCCATCTACCCATGGTGGGGTGCATACAAAGCGTCAATGTAGAGCAGATCGAACAACTTCTATCCCAATTGAAGCTCTTGACATGTCAAAGCTTAGTTTATTTGAGGAGGATCGGCCTTTATCGGTTCATAAGCGGGAGAATCTTAGGTTGATAGCTGGTAAGCGTCGGCGTCGTGGGTCTCGTTCTGTATCCGGGAGGAGTAGTGATCGGAGTGGGACTCGTCGTCGGTGTTGCTCGGTTGGAGCTTCAGCAGCTTATGGGACTTGTTCGGATTTTCCTGTTGCTGTTGGGACTGATTCGAGTGGGGAGTTGTTCGTTAATGGGGATATGCATTGGACATTGGATGTTAGTGAGGTTACGAAGAATTTAAGGAAGGAGAAGGAAGGTGGTGGTGGGGTTGGTGAAAAAGAGAGTATTTTAAATGGTTTGTCTGTGCAAAGTGGGAATTTTGAGGGGTTGGGTAATGAATCAGGGTATGGGAGTGAACCAGGGTATCGAGGCGATGCAGAGTTTGGATATGGTGATGagtttgatgaagaagaagatgatcaACGGCTTTCCTTCTGGGGTGACGAATTTGGAG CACTCTCTAGGATGGAGAAAGTTGGAGAGAACACATTGCAGAAGGTGCACCATAGATGTCGGCGGAGGAAACAAGATTGTAGAATGGTGATCCCTTGa
- the LOC129900682 gene encoding uncharacterized protein LOC129900682 isoform X1 produces MSPKTLDSRQAIESCTYHLHSWKPFQFPIPNSKTLDSDSPKTYSPSTHGGVHTKRQCRADRTTSIPIEALDMSKLSLFEEDRPLSVHKRENLRLIAGKRRRRGSRSVSGRSSDRSGTRRRCCSVGASAAYGTCSDFPVAVGTDSSGELFVNGDMHWTLDVSEVTKNLRKEKEGGGGVGEKESILNGLSVQSGNFEGLGNESGYGSEPGYRGDAEFGYGDEFDEEEDDQRLSFWGDEFGDLLEVFICCKLERKEVIQQSCASTIDVNSFMLSFVLGIDCQSFSI; encoded by the exons ATGTCgcccaagactctagattcacGTCAAGCCATTGAATCATGTACATATCATCTACATTCTTGGAAACCCTTTCAGTTTCCGATTCCAAATTCCAAAACCCTAGATTCAGATTCTCCAAAAACTTACTCCCCATCTACCCATGGTGGGGTGCATACAAAGCGTCAATGTAGAGCAGATCGAACAACTTCTATCCCAATTGAAGCTCTTGACATGTCAAAGCTTAGTTTATTTGAGGAGGATCGGCCTTTATCGGTTCATAAGCGGGAGAATCTTAGGTTGATAGCTGGTAAGCGTCGGCGTCGTGGGTCTCGTTCTGTATCCGGGAGGAGTAGTGATCGGAGTGGGACTCGTCGTCGGTGTTGCTCGGTTGGAGCTTCAGCAGCTTATGGGACTTGTTCGGATTTTCCTGTTGCTGTTGGGACTGATTCGAGTGGGGAGTTGTTCGTTAATGGGGATATGCATTGGACATTGGATGTTAGTGAGGTTACGAAGAATTTAAGGAAGGAGAAGGAAGGTGGTGGTGGGGTTGGTGAAAAAGAGAGTATTTTAAATGGTTTGTCTGTGCAAAGTGGGAATTTTGAGGGGTTGGGTAATGAATCAGGGTATGGGAGTGAACCAGGGTATCGAGGCGATGCAGAGTTTGGATATGGTGATGagtttgatgaagaagaagatgatcaACGGCTTTCCTTCTGGGGTGACGAATTTGGAG ATTTGCTCGAAGTATTTATCTGTTGCAAGTTGGAACGGAAAGAAGTAATCCAGCAAAGTTGTGCCAGCACTATTGATGTTAATTCATTCATGCTTTCATTTGTTCTGGGGATTGATTGTCAGTCCTTCAGCATTTGA